One genomic segment of Methanobacterium spitsbergense includes these proteins:
- a CDS encoding glycosyltransferase family 2 protein, producing the protein MTNKKDELFVSIIIPTYNRANLITRAINSILDQSYTNYEIIVVDDGSTDNTKEVIQRFNEDKINYYVHKKNRGAAAARNTGIKYSKGDFIAFQDSDDKWLPEKLEKEMDVFLEASDKIGVVYSGYWHIKDNKKIYIPTPKVTKKEGNIHFELLKGNFVSGLSVIRKICFKKVGLYDENLPNLEDWELYIRISKYFSFKFIDEPLSIAYCSSDSASINYSKNLKSSEIILKKHFADFNDNKEILAVNKANIGIYAFLNGDESKSRKYLMDAIRYNPLNIKYWLLYLVSFIQKKYYNIFLNVFFTLRKY; encoded by the coding sequence AATTACAAGAGCAATTAATAGTATTTTAGATCAAAGTTATACTAATTATGAGATTATAGTTGTTGATGATGGCTCTACCGATAACACTAAAGAAGTTATACAAAGGTTTAATGAAGATAAAATAAATTATTATGTGCATAAAAAGAATAGAGGAGCTGCTGCTGCGAGGAATACTGGAATTAAATATTCTAAAGGCGATTTTATTGCATTCCAAGATAGTGATGATAAATGGCTTCCAGAAAAGCTAGAAAAAGAAATGGATGTATTTTTAGAAGCAAGTGATAAAATAGGAGTAGTATATTCTGGATATTGGCATATAAAGGATAATAAAAAGATCTATATTCCCACTCCTAAAGTAACCAAGAAAGAAGGAAATATTCATTTTGAACTACTTAAAGGTAACTTTGTAAGTGGTTTAAGTGTAATCAGAAAGATATGTTTTAAAAAAGTAGGCTTATACGATGAAAATCTTCCTAATTTGGAAGATTGGGAATTATATATCCGAATCTCAAAATATTTCTCTTTTAAATTTATTGATGAACCATTATCAATTGCATATTGTTCATCAGACAGTGCATCAATTAATTATTCAAAAAATTTAAAATCTTCCGAAATAATTTTAAAAAAACATTTTGCAGATTTTAATGATAACAAAGAAATATTAGCAGTTAATAAAGCAAATATAGGTATTTATGCTTTCTTAAATGGAGATGAAAGTAAATCTAGGAAATATTTAATGGATGCAATTAGATATAATCCCCTAAATATCAAATATTGGTTACTTTATTTAGTATCATTCATACAAAAAAAATATTATAATATATTTCTGAATGTATTTTTTACATTAAGGAAATATTAG